Proteins from one Catenuloplanes atrovinosus genomic window:
- a CDS encoding iron-siderophore ABC transporter substrate-binding protein produces MAALVLTGCAGTDGGESAPRSSSSAAGFPVSVDHKYGTTEIKAAPARVVTLGLSDQDPVLALGVVPVGSIDWFLERPYGKWPWAQPLWAGKTPEIVGERDDYNLEKIAALKPDLIIGLYSGMTEDQYGKLSQIAPTVAQPVGFDDYTAPWQDMTRLAGKALGKTAEAEALIAGIDARLADLASKNPGFAGKTVAVVEPYEPGKYAIFAPSDPKVVLLTKLGFVTPQAIVDAAGQEYAAEIGSEQLSLVDVDKLIFLTADAGTETTVKADKVYSTLKVAQENRAVFLPYEEPPLGAALSFSTVLSIPYALDQLVPLLTK; encoded by the coding sequence GTGGCGGCCCTGGTCCTGACCGGCTGCGCGGGCACCGACGGCGGCGAATCCGCACCGCGGTCCAGCTCGTCCGCCGCCGGGTTCCCGGTCAGCGTGGACCACAAGTACGGCACCACCGAGATCAAGGCGGCCCCGGCCCGGGTGGTCACGCTCGGCCTCAGCGACCAGGACCCGGTGCTCGCGCTGGGCGTCGTCCCGGTCGGCTCCATCGACTGGTTCCTCGAGCGGCCGTACGGCAAGTGGCCGTGGGCCCAGCCGCTGTGGGCCGGCAAGACGCCGGAGATCGTCGGTGAGCGCGACGACTACAACCTGGAGAAGATCGCCGCCCTCAAGCCCGACCTGATCATCGGGCTCTACTCGGGCATGACCGAGGACCAGTACGGCAAGCTCTCCCAGATCGCGCCGACCGTGGCCCAGCCCGTCGGATTCGACGACTACACGGCGCCCTGGCAGGACATGACCAGGCTGGCCGGCAAAGCCCTGGGCAAGACGGCCGAGGCCGAAGCGCTGATCGCCGGCATCGATGCCCGCCTGGCCGACCTCGCGAGCAAGAACCCGGGCTTCGCGGGTAAGACCGTGGCGGTCGTCGAGCCGTACGAGCCGGGCAAGTACGCGATCTTCGCGCCCAGCGACCCCAAGGTCGTACTGCTGACCAAGCTCGGCTTCGTCACCCCGCAGGCCATCGTGGACGCGGCCGGCCAGGAGTACGCCGCCGAGATCGGCTCCGAGCAGCTCTCGCTGGTCGACGTGGACAAGCTGATCTTCCTCACCGCCGACGCCGGCACCGAGACCACGGTCAAGGCCGACAAGGTCTACAGCACGCTGAAGGTCGCCCAGGAGAACCGGGCGGTGTTCCTGCCGTACGAGGAGCCCCCGCTGGGCGCCGCGCTGTCGTTCAGCACGGTGCTGAGCATCCCGTACGCCCTCGACCAGCTCGTGCCCCTGCTGACCAAGTAG
- a CDS encoding FecCD family ABC transporter permease yields MSTAAPVRSAAAARTGLMITAIALLAILSVISLAVGSKTVPPGEVLQALLDRPAARLASPQAEAIVWGVRVPRTVCAVLVGLALGLAGALMQGLTRNPLADPGLLGVSAGASLAIVVAVAALGVTAASGYVWFALAGSFAGAVAVQVLGSLGQGGATPVKIALAGIALTFLLGSCTSAIVLRQPEALDRFRFWSAGSLTGADPALLWRMAPFLAVGVALAMTAGPALNSLALGEDTAIALGRRVGAIRFQAVLAVTLLAGTAVAIAGPIVFIGLVVPHVARLVTGPDHRWLLPATALLAPCLLLFADIVGRVIARPEEVQAGIVVAFIGGPFFIALVRRHRAVEL; encoded by the coding sequence ATGAGCACAGCGGCCCCGGTCCGGTCGGCCGCGGCGGCGCGGACGGGGTTGATGATCACCGCGATCGCGCTTCTCGCCATCCTCTCCGTGATCTCGCTGGCGGTCGGCAGTAAGACGGTGCCGCCCGGCGAGGTGCTCCAGGCGCTGCTGGACCGGCCGGCCGCCCGGCTGGCCAGCCCGCAGGCCGAGGCGATCGTCTGGGGGGTACGGGTACCGCGGACCGTCTGCGCCGTCCTGGTCGGACTCGCGCTCGGCCTGGCCGGCGCCCTGATGCAGGGCCTCACCCGCAATCCGCTGGCCGATCCCGGGCTGCTCGGCGTGAGCGCCGGCGCCTCCCTCGCCATCGTCGTCGCGGTGGCCGCGCTCGGGGTGACCGCCGCCTCCGGATACGTCTGGTTCGCCCTCGCCGGGTCGTTCGCCGGCGCGGTCGCCGTGCAGGTGCTGGGCAGTCTCGGCCAGGGCGGCGCCACCCCGGTGAAGATCGCCCTGGCCGGCATCGCGCTCACCTTCCTGCTGGGCTCGTGCACCAGCGCGATCGTGCTCCGGCAGCCCGAGGCGCTCGACCGGTTCCGCTTCTGGTCGGCCGGCTCACTCACCGGCGCGGACCCGGCCCTGCTGTGGCGGATGGCACCGTTCCTGGCCGTCGGCGTCGCGCTCGCGATGACGGCCGGGCCGGCACTCAACAGCCTCGCGCTCGGCGAGGACACCGCGATCGCCCTGGGCCGCCGGGTCGGCGCCATCCGGTTCCAGGCGGTGCTGGCGGTGACGCTGCTGGCCGGCACGGCGGTCGCGATCGCCGGGCCGATCGTCTTCATCGGACTCGTGGTGCCGCACGTGGCCCGCCTGGTCACCGGCCCCGACCATCGCTGGCTACTGCCCGCGACGGCGCTGCTCGCGCCCTGCCTGCTGCTGTTCGCCGACATCGTCGGCCGGGTGATCGCCCGCCCGGAGGAGGTGCAGGCCGGCATCGTGGTCGCGTTCATCGGCGGCCCGTTCTTCATCGCCCTGGTCCGCCGGCACCGGGCGGTGGAGCTCTGA
- a CDS encoding FecCD family ABC transporter permease — translation MTVRDAAPRGAFRLAYPPVSGVLPPRTVAVFLALGVATFAVLCVSLSIGDYPVSLPDVLRALAGSDDPGPAFVIRELRLPRALTGLLAGAAFAVSGAVFQTITRNPLASPDMIGINAGATTAVVGGIVLGAGGMSNSMLGVLGALATAVLIYLLAWRGGATGYRIVLVGIGVSWMCTSATDYLLTHARLHEAQAALGWLVGSINGRGWETVLPLAGAVGVLLPVTLLLTRWSRTLSLGDDVARGLGTPVQHARVGLLLAGVGLVAFATAAAGPVLFVALAAPQVAQRLAGQPSPPPLISALTGAFMVLVSDLLARYLLPDADLPVGVVTGALGAAFLLWLLARANRAGSGG, via the coding sequence ATGACGGTCCGCGACGCCGCTCCCCGGGGTGCGTTCCGGCTGGCGTACCCGCCGGTCTCCGGGGTGCTGCCACCCCGTACCGTGGCGGTCTTTCTGGCATTGGGCGTGGCGACGTTCGCGGTGCTGTGCGTCAGCCTGTCCATCGGCGACTACCCGGTCAGCCTGCCGGACGTGCTGCGCGCCCTAGCCGGCTCCGACGATCCCGGCCCGGCCTTCGTGATCCGTGAGCTGCGCCTGCCGCGGGCGCTGACCGGCCTGCTCGCCGGCGCCGCCTTCGCGGTGTCCGGCGCCGTCTTCCAGACGATCACCCGCAACCCCCTCGCCAGCCCGGACATGATCGGTATCAACGCCGGGGCGACGACCGCGGTCGTCGGCGGGATCGTGCTCGGCGCGGGCGGCATGTCCAACTCGATGCTCGGCGTGCTGGGCGCGCTCGCCACGGCCGTCCTCATCTACCTGCTGGCCTGGCGCGGCGGCGCCACCGGGTACCGCATCGTGCTGGTCGGCATCGGAGTCTCCTGGATGTGCACCAGCGCCACCGACTACCTGCTCACCCACGCCCGGCTGCACGAGGCCCAGGCCGCACTCGGCTGGCTGGTCGGCAGCATCAACGGCCGCGGCTGGGAGACCGTGCTGCCGCTGGCCGGCGCGGTCGGCGTGCTGCTGCCGGTGACCCTGCTGCTGACCCGGTGGAGCCGCACCCTGTCCCTCGGCGACGACGTGGCCCGCGGCCTGGGCACGCCCGTCCAGCACGCCCGGGTCGGCCTGCTGCTGGCCGGCGTCGGGCTGGTCGCGTTCGCCACCGCGGCCGCCGGACCGGTGCTGTTCGTCGCCCTCGCCGCGCCGCAGGTGGCCCAGCGGCTGGCCGGGCAGCCCTCCCCGCCCCCGCTCATCTCGGCCCTGACCGGGGCGTTCATGGTGCTGGTGAGCGACCTGCTCGCCCGATATCTGCTCCCGGACGCCGACCTGCCGGTCGGCGTCGTCACCGGCGCGTTGGGCGCGGCCTTCCTGCTGTGGCTGCTCGCACGCGCCAACCGAGCCGGCTCTGGAGGCTGA
- a CDS encoding ABC transporter ATP-binding protein, producing MAAHHPELRTERLRLAYPGRIVVDGLDLDLPTGRITAIVGANACGKSTLLRALARLMAPAGGCVRLDGAAIHTLPTRQVARQVGILPQSPVTPAGLTVVDLVSRGRSPHQTWWQQWSAADEAAVGAALAATGMTDLAHRPVDELSGGQRQRAWIAMAVAQETPVLLLDEPTTFLDLSHQIDVLDLVVDLNRRDGRTVVMVLHDLNQAGRYADHLVAMKSGRIVAQGDPAAVITPEVVADVFDVDCQVTRDPISGTPLIIPAGRHHLAT from the coding sequence ATGGCTGCGCACCACCCCGAGCTGCGGACCGAGCGGTTGCGGCTGGCCTACCCCGGCCGGATCGTCGTCGACGGCCTCGACCTCGACCTGCCCACCGGCCGGATCACGGCGATCGTCGGCGCCAACGCCTGCGGTAAGTCGACGCTGCTGCGGGCGCTGGCCCGGCTGATGGCACCGGCCGGGGGCTGCGTCCGGCTCGACGGCGCGGCGATCCACACGCTGCCGACCCGCCAGGTCGCGCGCCAGGTGGGCATCCTGCCCCAGTCCCCCGTGACGCCGGCCGGGCTGACCGTCGTGGACCTGGTCAGCCGGGGCCGCTCGCCGCACCAGACCTGGTGGCAGCAGTGGTCGGCGGCCGACGAGGCGGCGGTCGGCGCGGCGCTCGCCGCGACCGGCATGACCGACCTGGCGCACCGGCCCGTCGACGAGCTCTCCGGCGGCCAGCGGCAACGCGCCTGGATCGCGATGGCGGTGGCGCAGGAGACGCCGGTCCTGCTGCTGGACGAGCCGACCACGTTCCTCGACCTGTCACACCAGATCGACGTGCTGGACCTGGTGGTCGACCTCAACCGGCGCGACGGCCGGACCGTGGTGATGGTGCTGCACGACCTCAACCAGGCCGGCCGGTACGCCGATCATCTGGTGGCCATGAAGTCGGGCCGGATCGTCGCCCAGGGCGATCCGGCCGCCGTCATCACCCCGGAGGTGGTGGCCGACGTGTTCGACGTCGACTGCCAGGTGACCCGCGACCCGATCAGCGGCACGCCGTTGATCATCCCGGCCGGCCGGCATCACCTGGCCACCTGA
- a CDS encoding lysine N(6)-hydroxylase/L-ornithine N(5)-oxygenase family protein, with translation MAEEPFGGERSVHDLIGVGFGPSNLALAIAIAEHNAGVRRTPGARGVTAAFVERQRGFGWHRGMLLEDATMQVSFLKDLVTLRNPQSDFSFLCYLQSRNRLVDFINQKNFFPSRVEFHDYLQWAAALVDGDVSYGREVVEIRPVRHGDEVVSFDVVSADVAGVAEPLVQRARNLVLGTGLTPRLPEGVTADDRIWHSRDLLPNAERLKREAPSSKRFVVVGAGQSAAEAVDYLHREFPHAEVNAVITRYGYSPADDSAFANRIFDPAAVNDYFAAPDQVKQLMLAYHGNTNYSVVDQDLIEDLSRRVYQEKVRGEERLRLLNVSRVTEAVRMGDRVHTVVESLISGERQVLDADAVVFATGYRQPDPTALLGDLAAECLRDEAGRVAVRRDYRIETTPRVRAGVYLQGGTEHTHGISSSLLSNTSIRSAEILNAVVENAEAGMSLIGR, from the coding sequence ATGGCAGAGGAGCCTTTCGGCGGCGAGCGGTCGGTTCACGACCTGATCGGCGTCGGGTTCGGTCCGTCCAATCTGGCTCTCGCGATCGCGATCGCCGAGCACAACGCGGGCGTGCGGCGCACGCCCGGCGCGCGAGGAGTGACCGCGGCGTTCGTGGAGCGGCAACGAGGGTTCGGCTGGCACCGGGGGATGCTGCTGGAGGACGCGACCATGCAGGTCTCGTTCCTCAAGGACCTGGTGACCCTGCGCAATCCGCAGAGCGACTTCAGCTTCCTGTGCTACCTGCAGAGCCGGAACCGGCTGGTCGACTTCATCAATCAGAAGAACTTCTTCCCGTCCCGGGTGGAGTTCCACGACTACCTGCAGTGGGCGGCCGCGCTCGTCGACGGGGACGTCTCGTACGGCCGCGAGGTGGTCGAGATCCGTCCGGTGCGGCACGGTGACGAGGTGGTCTCCTTCGACGTGGTCTCGGCCGACGTGGCCGGGGTCGCCGAGCCGCTGGTGCAGCGGGCCCGCAATCTGGTGCTGGGCACCGGCCTGACGCCGCGGCTGCCCGAGGGCGTGACCGCCGACGACCGGATCTGGCACAGCCGCGACCTGCTGCCCAACGCCGAGCGCCTGAAGCGGGAGGCGCCGTCCTCGAAGCGGTTCGTCGTGGTGGGCGCCGGGCAGAGCGCCGCCGAGGCCGTCGATTACCTGCACCGGGAGTTCCCGCACGCCGAGGTGAACGCGGTGATCACCCGCTACGGCTACAGCCCGGCCGATGACAGCGCCTTCGCCAACCGGATCTTCGACCCGGCGGCGGTGAACGACTACTTCGCCGCGCCGGACCAGGTGAAGCAGCTGATGCTCGCCTATCACGGCAACACCAATTACTCGGTGGTCGACCAGGACCTGATCGAGGACCTCTCGCGCCGGGTCTACCAGGAGAAGGTGCGCGGCGAGGAGCGGCTCCGCCTGCTCAACGTGTCCCGGGTGACCGAGGCCGTCCGGATGGGCGACCGGGTGCACACGGTGGTCGAGTCGCTGATCAGCGGCGAGCGCCAGGTGCTGGACGCCGACGCCGTGGTGTTCGCCACCGGCTACCGGCAGCCCGACCCGACCGCGCTGCTGGGTGACCTGGCCGCCGAGTGCCTGCGCGACGAGGCCGGCCGGGTCGCGGTCCGGCGTGACTACCGCATCGAGACGACCCCGCGCGTCCGGGCCGGCGTCTACCTGCAGGGCGGCACCGAGCACACGCACGGGATCTCGTCCTCGCTGCTGTCCAACACGTCGATCCGGTCCGCCGAGATCCTCAACGCGGTCGTGGAGAACGCGGAGGCCGGCATGTCCCTGATCGGCCGGTAA
- a CDS encoding methionyl-tRNA formyltransferase — MRVTMFGYQTWGHRTLQALLDSEHEVTLVVTHPKSDHAYEKIWDDSVADLAEKHDVPVLLRNRPDDDELLERLRAADPDVIVATNWRTWIPPRIFTLPRLGTLNVHDSLLPAYAGFSPLIWALINGEKEVGVTAHMMDETLDAGDIVLQRSVPVGPRATTTELFHATLDLFGPITVDGLALIASGRTDWVKQDRSKASFFHKRADEDCRIDWNWPAEDLDRLVRAQSYPYPSAYTYHRGRRLEILSAEVSANIYGGTPGRIFYREGDGVAIVAGADARYGRNHALLITRVRTDDGTELAAHDYFTAMGGYLTNQP; from the coding sequence ATGCGGGTAACCATGTTCGGATACCAGACCTGGGGTCACCGCACCCTGCAGGCGCTGCTCGACTCCGAACACGAGGTGACGCTGGTCGTCACCCACCCCAAGAGCGACCACGCCTACGAGAAGATCTGGGACGACTCGGTCGCCGACCTGGCCGAGAAGCACGACGTGCCGGTGCTGCTGCGCAACCGCCCCGACGACGACGAGCTCCTCGAGCGGCTGCGCGCCGCCGACCCCGACGTCATCGTCGCCACCAACTGGCGCACCTGGATCCCGCCGCGCATCTTCACCCTGCCCCGGCTCGGCACCCTCAACGTGCACGACTCGCTGCTGCCGGCCTACGCCGGCTTCTCACCGCTGATCTGGGCTCTGATCAACGGCGAGAAGGAGGTCGGCGTGACCGCGCACATGATGGACGAGACCCTCGACGCCGGCGACATCGTCCTGCAGCGCTCGGTCCCGGTCGGCCCCCGCGCCACCACCACCGAGCTGTTCCACGCCACCCTCGACCTGTTCGGCCCGATCACCGTGGACGGACTGGCCCTGATCGCCTCCGGCCGCACCGACTGGGTCAAGCAGGACCGGTCCAAGGCGAGCTTCTTCCACAAGCGCGCCGACGAGGACTGCCGCATCGACTGGAACTGGCCGGCGGAGGACCTCGACCGGCTCGTCCGCGCCCAGTCGTACCCGTACCCGAGCGCCTACACCTACCACCGCGGCCGCCGGCTGGAGATCCTCTCCGCCGAAGTCTCGGCGAACATCTACGGCGGCACCCCCGGCCGCATCTTCTACCGCGAGGGCGACGGCGTCGCGATCGTCGCCGGCGCGGACGCACGATACGGACGCAACCACGCCCTGCTGATCACCCGGGTCCGCACCGACGACGGCACCGAACTGGCCGCCCACGACTACTTCACCGCCATGGGCGGATACCTGACCAACCAGCCCTGA